A stretch of Scheffersomyces stipitis CBS 6054 chromosome 2, complete sequence DNA encodes these proteins:
- a CDS encoding RNA splicing factor, which yields MSYNGIGLGSARGSGTSGYVQQSLAKDEDLKVKATHYEKRKVEKKKKRNLERESKNRHYRIEAKMEIIDHNRNREVELKCIELRDELEEQGVEEEEIATKVDELKASLKQKRFNVSSKNNKKEVELSKMGRSVENKSCYVYKPRFKETNDARR from the coding sequence ATGTCTTATAATGGAATAGGATTAGGATCTGCTAGGGGATCTGGCACATCTGGCTACGTACAGCAAAGTTTAGCAAAGgatgaagatttgaaagtCAAAGCAACTCATTATGAAAAGCGAAaggttgaaaagaagaaaaagaggaACCTTGAAAGAGAATCTAAGAATCGCCATTATCGTATTGAAGcgaaaatggaaataatAGATCACAATAGGAACAGAGAAGTGGAATTGAAGTGCATTGAACTACGAGATGAGTTAGAAGAGCAGGGtgtcgaagaagaagaaattgcaaCCAAAGTAGATGAATTGAAAGCATCGCTAAAACAAAAGCGGTTCAACGTTAGTTCGAAGAataacaagaaagaagtagagCTTTCAAAGATGGGGCGGTCGGTGGAAAATAAATCTTGCTATGTTTATAAACCAAGATTCAAGGAGACTAACGACGCAAGGCGTTGA
- the MNN2 gene encoding type II Golgi membrane protein encodes MQDNEVMVGDIERLYQEQQIHELKLNDVDIPISPEESHLQEKSKNVLLSQAFWNKIFTIISEAKVNITKDDLPKAVKFLAKSEQKEGPNTKEVLLSKAEISDDVFKEFKDKHDQFLDVLPLKISESAYKKGTRGVVMVGGGRFSWLSYLSLIALRETGSQLPVEIVMPKLQDYERELEFCNTILPKLKATCVVLHETLGDEIMEKWSSNFANYQFKSLSLLMSSFEQVLLLDSDNIILSNPDSIFETKLFKYYGMITWPDYWKRTISPKYYQIAGIDVNERKRVRFNRFPLNVATSPGENVDHEDMNNVPFHDLEGAMPDLSTESGQLIIDKSSHGRTLLLALYYNMYGPRLYYKLFSLGEQGEGDKDTFVAAATVTHQKFYQVKSFIQTFGYLDSEGRFQGVAMGQKDPLTDYDKFQDKALKPIFNEESNPKSIPEQIDILQGVMDNDFSDNNGVPIFAIHCNYPKLDPLQLLDRDDLFDKEKNRLRYRLYGSMSYKKFITTSSGERKLAKIDFEHEQWTHMRSILCEEKLHFVHFDKHNMDDICKFINNQVEFLTAE; translated from the coding sequence ATGcaagataatgaagttATGGTAGGTGATATAGAGCGATTGTACCAAGAGCAGCAGATACACGAATTGAAGCTCAACGACGTCGATATTCCAATTAGTCCGGAAGAATCTCATCTACAAGAGAAAAGCAAGAATGTATTACTTTCTCAAGCATTTTGGAACAAGATATTTACAATTATTTCTGAAGCTAAGGTGAACATAACAAAGGATGATCTTCCCAAAGCTGTCAAGTTTCTCGCCAAGTCTGAGCAGAAAGAAGGTCCCAACACAAAGGAAGTATTACTTTCCAAAGCTGAAATATCAGACGACGTTTTTAAGGAATTTAAAGATAAACACGATCAATTTTTAGATGTGTTACCTTTGAAGATATCGGAAAGTGCTTACAAGAAAGGAACTAGAGGGGTTGTTATGGTGGGTGGAGGTCGGTTTTCATGGCTATCCTATCTATCGTTGATAGCCCTACGTGAGACAGGATCACAGCTTCCAGTTGAGATTGTAATGccaaaacttcaagattACGAGAGAGAATTGGAGTTTTGCAATACAATTTTACCAAAATTGAAAGCAACTTGCGTTGTTCTACATGAGACTTTGGGCGATGAAATCATGGAAAAATGGTCATCAAACTTTGCTAACTATCAATTCAAATCGTTGTCCCTACTCATGTCATCTTTTGAGCAGGTTCTTTTGTTAGACTCCGATAACATCATTCTCTCTAACCCTGATTCAATCTTTGAAACCAAGTTATTCAAATACTATGGTATGATTACCTGGCCAGATtattggaaaagaactATATCTCCCAAATATTATCAGATTGCTGGAATCGATGTGAACGAGAGAAAGAGGGTTAGATTCAATCGTTTTCCATTGAATGTAGCTACATCTCCCGGAGAGAATGTTGACCATGAAGATATGAACAACGTTCCATTCCATGACTTAGAAGGAGCAATGCCAGATTTGTCTACAGAATCTGGTCAATTGATAATTGATAAGTCTAGCCACGGGAGAACGCTATTGTTGGCATTATACTACAATATGTATGGACCCCGGTTGTACTATAAATTATTCTCCTTAGGAGAACAAGGTGAGGGCGATAAGGATACCTTTGTAGCAGCTGCAACCGTCACACATCAAAAATTTTATCAGGTTAAATCTTTCATTCAAACATTTGGCTATCTTGATTCCGAGGGAAGATTTCAAGGAGTTGCTATGGGTCAAAAGGACCCACTTACAGATTATGACAAGTTCCAAGATAAAGCATTGAAACCTATATTTAACGAAGAGAGCAACCCAAAATCTATTCCTGAGCAGATAGACATACTTCAGGGCGTTATGGACAACGATTTTAGCGACAACAATGGAGTTCcaatatttgcaattcatTGCAACTATCCAAAGCTAGACCCATTACAACTACTTGATAGGGATGATCTCTTCGATAAGGAAAAAAACCGTTTGAGGTATAGGTTATACGGTTCAATGAGTTATAAGAAATTCATAACTACCAGTAGTGGAGAGAGAAAGCTTGCAAAAATAGATTTTGAACATGAACAGTGGACGCACATGCGGTCTATTTTATGTGAAGAAAAATTACACTTCGTCCATTTTGACAAACACAATATGGACGACATATGTAAATTTATTAACaaccaagttgaattttTAACAGCTGAGTAA